Proteins from one SAR202 cluster bacterium genomic window:
- the hemL gene encoding glutamate-1-semialdehyde-2,1-aminomutase: MGRQRSEDLYARARRLIPGGVNSPARSWRAVGGTPLFIQRGLGPHIWDADGNQYIDYVGSWGPLILGHAHPTVLARVKDALDRGTGFGAPTEIETQLAQRVVQAFPSMELVRFVSSGTEAAMSALRLARAYTKRDKIIKFDGGYHGHADALLVKAGSGAASHSTPDSAGVTASFARDTLISEYNDLDSVEAHFKANSGKIACVIVEPVAGNMGVVAPQKGFLEGLRAMTSRHDALLVFDEVITGFRVAYGGAQQLYGVKPHITCLGKIIGGGLPVGAYGGRRDIMEQVSPLGPMYQAGTLSGNPVAMSAGVATLDLLKKPGVYEELESKGRALAGSLEGAFGEAGMAVRVNRVGSMLTCFFTGQPAVTGWKSVAKCSREQYARFFHKLLELGVYFAPSPFEAGFVSLAHSARELERTEEAIREAAQVVRG, encoded by the coding sequence ATGGGCCGCCAGCGCTCCGAAGACTTGTACGCCCGGGCGCGAAGGCTTATACCCGGCGGCGTCAACAGCCCGGCGCGCTCGTGGCGGGCCGTGGGCGGGACGCCTCTATTTATTCAGCGAGGCCTGGGTCCCCATATCTGGGACGCCGACGGCAATCAGTACATCGACTACGTCGGCTCCTGGGGGCCGCTTATTCTTGGACATGCTCACCCCACTGTCCTGGCTCGAGTAAAAGATGCGCTGGACAGGGGCACGGGGTTCGGGGCGCCGACGGAAATAGAAACGCAGCTGGCGCAGCGGGTGGTGCAGGCGTTCCCGTCTATGGAGCTGGTGCGGTTTGTCAGCTCGGGGACCGAGGCGGCCATGAGCGCGCTGAGGCTGGCCAGGGCGTACACCAAACGCGACAAGATTATCAAGTTCGACGGGGGGTACCACGGCCACGCCGACGCGCTGCTGGTGAAGGCGGGGAGCGGCGCGGCGTCCCACAGCACGCCGGACAGCGCCGGCGTCACGGCATCCTTTGCGCGGGACACCCTGATATCTGAATACAACGACCTCGATTCCGTCGAGGCGCATTTCAAGGCCAACTCTGGGAAGATAGCGTGCGTCATCGTCGAGCCGGTGGCGGGGAACATGGGGGTGGTGGCGCCGCAGAAGGGATTCCTGGAGGGGCTGCGGGCGATGACGTCGAGACACGACGCACTGCTGGTATTTGACGAGGTTATTACTGGCTTTCGGGTCGCCTATGGCGGGGCGCAGCAGCTTTACGGCGTGAAGCCGCACATAACGTGCCTGGGCAAGATTATTGGAGGGGGTTTACCGGTGGGAGCCTACGGAGGGCGGCGAGACATTATGGAACAGGTGTCGCCGCTGGGGCCTATGTACCAGGCGGGGACGCTGTCGGGGAATCCGGTGGCGATGTCCGCGGGGGTGGCGACGCTGGACTTGCTGAAGAAGCCCGGGGTATATGAGGAGTTGGAGTCGAAGGGGCGGGCGTTGGCGGGGTCGCTGGAGGGGGCCTTTGGGGAGGCCGGGATGGCGGTGCGGGTGAACCGGGTCGGGTCTATGCTGACGTGCTTTTTCACCGGCCAGCCTGCCGTGACGGGGTGGAAAAGCGTAGCGAAGTGTAGCCGAGAGCAGTACGCGCGATTTTTTCATAAGCTGCTGGAGCTGGGGGTATATTTCGCGCCGTCGCCCTTCGAGGCGGGGTTCGTGTCGTTGGCGCACTCGGCGCGGGAACTGGAGCGGACGGAGGAGGCGATAAGGGAGGCGGCGCAGGTGGTGAGGGGGTAA